In a single window of the Nicotiana tomentosiformis chromosome 8, ASM39032v3, whole genome shotgun sequence genome:
- the LOC104115348 gene encoding uncharacterized protein, translating to MHRFIKQSWNQVAELEVFYHEEGYYVVKFQSINDMHEVLYSGPYTVNNKLLILKPWTVNFDFTKEFLTEIPLWVVLPNLPMSCWGGQSLSRIASAIGRPLYADECTSKQKRISYTRMLIEINVTRPLPSSVTMWEPEWRQFDQMIEYDWKPDFCEVCLKIGQCCKQIEAEKHKVEQPRRRRRPIGNAQPAPQQAPQPVGPQKVIQEWRTKKPAEVREKPTEHLEANKPATGMYDHQVPEKGQLLLSICEEQPMVRSKEIHKEDQLPQRSPELSCIREFPALSTSVQRVSNATVKSGGNGNQKCLPTTDSGPLIPA from the coding sequence ATGCATAGGTTTATAAAGCAGAGTTGGAATCAAGTGGCAGAACTAGAGGTGTTTTACCATGAAGAGGGTTACTATGTAGTCAAATTTCAGTCTATCAATGACATGCATGAAGTCCTGTATTCAGGTCCCTATACAGTTAACAACAAACTTTTGATCCTGAAACCATGGACTGTGAACTTCGACTTTACAAAAGAATTTCTCACTGAAATTCCCCTGTGGGTGGTGCTACCAAATCTCCCTATGAGTTGCTGGGGTGGTCAATCTCTGAGTAGAATTGCAAGCGCAATAGGAAGGCCTTTGTATGCTGATGAGTGCACTTCTAAACAAAAAAGGATCTCATATACTCGTATGCTTATTGAAATCAATGTTACTCGACCACTTCCCTCTAGTGTCACTATGTGGGAACCTGAATGGAGGCAATTTGATCAAATGATAGAGTATGACTGGAAACCGGATTTTTGCGAAGTGTGCTTGAAAATAGGCCAATGTTGCAAGCAGATTGAGGCTGAGAAGCATAAAGTTGAACaacctagaagaagaaggagaccAATTGGCAATGCACAACCTGCCCCACAACAAGCTCCACAACCAGTGGGACCTCAAAAGGTGATCCAGGAATGGAGAACAAAGAAGCCTGCTGAGGTGAGGGAAAAGCCTACTGAGCACTTGGAAGCAAATAAGCCAGCTACAGGGATGTATGATCATCAAGTTCCTGAGAAAGGACAACTACTACTGTCTATTTGTGAAGAGCAGCCAATGGTAAGAAGCAAGGAGATTCATAAGGAGGACCAGCTACCCCAGAGAAGCCCTGAGTTGAGCTGTATTAGGGAGTTTCCGGCTTTATCTACTAGTGTTCAGAGGGTAAGCAATGCAACAGTGAAATCAGGTGGGAATGGGAATCAGAAATGCTTGCCTACAACAGATAGTGGGCCTCTTATACCAGCCTAA